The proteins below come from a single Hemibagrus wyckioides isolate EC202008001 linkage group LG22, SWU_Hwy_1.0, whole genome shotgun sequence genomic window:
- the ch25hl3 gene encoding cholesterol 25-hydroxylase-like protein, with product MSDGVVSLTSCNTPLLQPVWDGIREHAGARAAPLWGACVAFSAHVLLSALFLGLDALGPRAPWIRRYRMHGKPISLRAWLRCLARISWKYALCVLPVSACMGYAQTRRSAAQRERAAAPSLLVACSECLSCLLVFDTFFFVVHYTVHRNPWLFKIFHQSHHVNTHPFALMALDSSMVELASQQVLAMWSTMVVGCHPVSEILFHLLNIWLAVEDHCGYDFPWALHRILPCFGGAPFHQAHHQRVTGNYAPYFKHWDLIFGTAINM from the exons atgtCGGACGGTGTGGTTTCTCTGACCTCGTGCAACACTCCGCTGCTGCAGCCCGTCTGGGACGGGATACGCGAGCATGCCGGAGCGCGCGCGGCGCCACTGTGGGGCGCGTGCGTGGCGTTCTCGGCCCACGTGCTGCTGTCGGCGCTCTTCCTGGGGCTCGACGCGCTCGGCCCGCGCGCCCCGTGGATCCGTCGGTACAGGATGCACGGGAAGCCGATCAGCCTGCGCGCGTGGTTGCGCTGCCTCGCGCGCATTTCGTGGAAGTACGCACTGTGCGTCCTGCCGGTGAGCGCCTGCATGGGCTACGCGCAGACGCGCCGGAGCGCCGCGCAGCGCGAGCGCGCCGCCGCGCCGTCTCTGCTCGTCGCGTGCTCCGAGTGTCTTTCATGCCTGCTCGTGTTCGACACCTTCTTCTTCGTGGTGCATTACACCGTACACAG AAACCCCTGGCTCTTCAAGATCTTCCATCAGTCTCACCACGTGAACACGCACCCTTTCGCTCTCATGGCTCTGGACTCCAGCATGGTGGAGCTGGCCTCTCAGCAGGTGCTGGCCATGTGGAGCACCATGGTGGTGGGCTGTCACCCTGTCAGCGAAATCCTTTTCCACCTCCTCAACATCTGGCTGGCTGTGGAGGACCACTGTGGCTACGACTTCCCCTGGGCTCTCCACCGGATTCTGCCCTGCTTTGGAGGAGCGCCGTTCCACCAGGCGCATCATCAGCGTGTTACAGGGAATTACGCCCCGTACTTCAAACACTGGGACCTCATATTCGGAACAGCAATAAACATGTGA